The Ovis aries strain OAR_USU_Benz2616 breed Rambouillet chromosome 11, ARS-UI_Ramb_v3.0, whole genome shotgun sequence genome window below encodes:
- the PIGW gene encoding phosphatidylinositol-glycan biosynthesis class W protein, producing MSQKQMKEAFVSNQNGTSVLEITEGLCLPALCVLCRGLLIILSQHLCSSSHNSRTRFLVDFAFLIVPLVTTLTIFSSFVLLEYLVAIILGAGLLYEIYCRRTCYARMPFQKICEKFLKVSLESEHIPAISCFRVVNSAFTAVAILAVDFPLFPRRYAKTELYGTGAMDYGVGGFIFGSAMVSPEVRRKYTKGSRLCYLTKSLYSLWPLVFLGMGRLVAIKSIDYQEHLTEYGVHWNFFFTLIAVKLITSLLLIIFPLNKSWIVAISITALYQLALDFTPLKSLILYGTDGSGTRVGLLNANREGIISVLGYVAVHMAGVQTGLYVLKERSHIKDWIKVAYCILLTAIGLFISLYIVQVNVEVASRRMANLAFCIWIVASCLILLSSLLLGDIILSFAKFVIKEAAVPCSWKLIQSPTANKKHLESIVSEAKRKEPTLCLITAMNRNQLLFFLLSNVTTGLVNLSIDTLHSSTPWALCLLNLYMFTNCLIIYVLHLQDKTIKFW from the coding sequence atgtcTCAAAAGCAGATGAAGGAAGCTTTTGTCAGTAACCAGAATGGAACGAGCGTGCTGGAGATCACCGAGGGCTTGTGCCTGCCTGCACTCTGCGTCCTGTGTAGAGGGCTCCTGATCATTCTCTCACAGCACTTATGTTCTTCTTCACATAACTCGAGGACTCGATTCTTGGTTGACTTTGCGTTCCTGATAGTTCCCCTGGTCACCACGTTGaccattttctcttcatttgtccTCCTCGAGTATCTTGTTGCAATCATCCTTGGGGCAGGGCTGCTCTATGAAATATACTGCAGAAGAACTTGCTATGCCAGAATGCCTTTCCAGAAAATCTgtgaaaaatttttgaaagtcAGTCTAGAATCAGAACACATTCCAGCCATCTCCTGTTTCCGTGTTGTTAACAGTGCCTTTACTGCTGTTGCGATTTTGGCTGTGGACTTCCCACTGTTTCCCAGAAGATATGCCAAAACCGAGCTCTACGGGACAGGAGCAATGGATTATGGAGTAGGGGGCTTTATTTTTGGGTCTGCAATGGTTTCTCCAGAGGTTAGGAGAAAATATACGAAAGGCTCCAGACTTTGTTATCTTACAAAGTCACTGTACTCTCTTTGGCCATTAGTTTTCCTAGGAATGGGGCGATTAGTTGCTATAAAATCCATAGACTATCAGGAACATTTAACTGAGTATGGTGTTCACTGGAACTTTTTCTTTACCTTAATAGCTGTGAAATTGATAACATCACTGCTTTTGATTATTTTTCCCCTAAATAAATCCTGGATTGTAGCCATCAGCATTACTGCATTATACCAGCTAGCCCTTGATTTTACCCCCTTGAAAAGTTTAATTTTGTATGGCACTGATGGTAGTGGCACAAGGGTTGGTTTATTAAATGCCAACCGAGAAGGAATCATCTCTGTCTTGGGGTACGTGGCAGTACACATGGCTGGTGTTCAAACAGGGTTATATGTGCTTAAAGAAAGGTCACATATCAAAGACTGGATAAAAGTAGCATACTGTATTCTATTGACAGCTATTGgcctcttcatttctctttacATAGTTCAGGTAAATGTAGAAGTAGCATCTCGAAGAATGGCCAATTTAGCTTTTTGTATTTGGATAGTTGCTTCTTGCCTGATCCTTCTTAGTAGTTTATTACTGGGTGATATAATTTTGAGTTTTGCCAAATTTGTAATTAAAGAGGCAGCAGTACCATGTTCTTGGAAACTTATCCAGTCACCCACTGCAAATAAAAAGCATTTGGAATCCATAGTCTCTGAAGCCAAAAGAAAGGAACCCACTCTCTGTTTAATCACAGCAATGAACAGAAACCAGTTACTTTTTTTCTTGCTGTCAAATGTAACAACTGGTCTAGTCAACCTTTCCATAGATACATTACACAGCAGTACCCCCTGGGCCTTGTGCCTGCTCAATCTCTACATGTTTACCAACTGCTTAATTATATATGTGCTACACTTGCAAGATAAGACAATAAAATTTTGGTGA
- the MYO19 gene encoding unconventional myosin-XIX isoform X4, translating to MLQQVNGHGSGSAAHGGESLREDLQEFLGGEAPLQQLDDLTKVNPVTLETVLRCLQARYTADTFYTNAGCTLVAMNPFKPVPQLYSPELMQEYHAASQPQTLKPHIFTVGEQTYRNVKSLMEPVNQSIVVSGESGAGKTWTSRCLMKFYAVVAASPTSWESHKVAQRIEQRILNSNPVMEAFGNACTLRNNNSSRFGKFIQLQLNGAQQMTGAAVQTYLLEKTRVACQAPSERNFHIFYQIYKGAHAEERVRWCLPEGATFSWLPHPERTLEEDCFEVTREAMLHLGIDAPTQNNIFQALAGLLHLGNTQFADSGNEAQLCPLVDDAQCSVGTSALLLGLLEDHLLETLRIRTIRAGRGRQVFRKPCSQAECDTRRDCLAKLVYARLFDWLVSVINSSICAAPDSWTTFIGLLDVYGFESFPNNSLEQLCINYANEKLQQHFVAHYLRAQQEEYAVEGLEWSFVSYQDNQPCLDLIEGSPVSICSLINEECRLNRPSSAAQLQTRIESALTGRPRLGRDRLSPEPNFIVLHYAGPVRYRTAGLVEKNKDPVPPELTRLLQQSQDPLLKVLFPADPEEKSQEEPSGQNRAPVLTVVSKFKASLEQLLQVLRGTTPHYIRCIKPNSQAQAQIFHREEVLSQLEACGLVETIHISAAGFPIRVSHRNFVERYELLRRLRPATTLGRHGPCPDGGRSAPRAPGRLCCCFSSAASPLAAAVSREALGS from the exons ATGCTCCAGCAG GTTAACGGCCATGGTTCAGGCTCTGCTGCCCACGGCGGGGAGTCCCTCAGGGAAGACCTGCAggagttcctgggtggggaagcccCACTGCAACAGCTCGATGACCTCACCAAGGTGAATCCTGTGACACTGGAGACAG TCCTGAGGTGTCTGCAGGCCCGGTACACGGCTGACACATTCTACACCAACGCCGGCTGCACCTTGGTGGCTATGAACCCCTTCAAGCCTGTCCCTCAGCTTTACTCACCCGAGCTGATGCAAGAGTACCACGCTGCTTCTCAGCCCCAG ACACTGAAGCCCCACATCTTCACTGTGGGTGAACAGACCTACAGGAATGTCAAGAGCCTGATGGAGCCGGTCAACCAGTCTATTGTCGTCAGTGGCGAGAGTGGCGCTGGAAAG ACATGGACATCCCGCTGCCTGATGAAGTTCTACGCCGTGGTGGCCGCCTCACCCACGTCCTGGGAAAGCCACAAGGTTGCCCAGAGGATCGAACAGCGCATCTTGAACTCCAACCCCGTCATGGAAGCTTTTG GGAACGCGTGCACGCTGAGGAACAACAACAGCAGCCGCTTCGGGAAGTTCATCCAGCTCCAGCTGAACGG GGCCCAGCAGATGACGGGAGCTGCAGTTCAGACCTACCTCCTGGAGAAAACTCGAGTGGCCTGCCAGGCCCCCAGCGAGAGGAACTTCCACATCTTCTACCAG ATCTACAAAGGAGCCCACGCGGAGGAGAGGGTCCGGTGGTGCCTCCCCGAGGGAGCCACCTTCTCCTGGCTGCCCCACCCAGAGAGGACCTTGGAAG AGGATTGTTTCGAGGTGACCAGGGAGGCCATGCTTCATTTGGGCATCGATGCCCCCACCCAGAACAACATCTTTCAG GCCCTGGCTGGATTGCTGCACCTCGGCAACACCCAGTTTGCTGACTCAGGAAATGAAGCCCAGCTCTGCCCGCTGGTGGATGATGCTCAGT GCTCTGTTGGGACATCAGCCTTGCTGCTGGGGCTCCTGGAAGATCATCTGCTAGAAACACTGCGGATTCGAACCATCCGGGCGGGCAGGGGCCGGCAGGTGTTCCGGAAGCCCTGCTCCCAGGCCGAGTGCGATACCCGCAGAGACTGTCTGGCCAAGCTGGTCTATGCACG gCTGTTTGACTGGCTGGTCTCAGTGATCAACAGCAGCATCTGTGCCGCCCCCGACTCCTGGACCACTTTCATAG GCCTGCTGGACGTGTACGGGTTTGAGTCATTCCCCAACAACAGCTTGGAGCAGCTCTGCATCAACTACGCCAACGAGAAGCTGCAGCAGCACTTCGTGGCTCACTACCTCCGGGCCCAGCAG gaGGAGTACGCAGTCGAGGGCCTGGAGTGGTCGTTTGTCAGCTACCAGGACAACCAGCCCTGCTTGGATCTCATCGAGGGGAGCCCCGTCAGCATCTGCTCCCTCATAAACGAG GAGTGCCGCCTTAATCGGCCAAGCAGCGCAGCCCAGCTCCAGACGCGCATCGAGAGCGCCCTGACCGGCCGCCCCCGCCTGGGCCGCGACAGGCTGAGCCCGGAGCCCAACTTCATTGTGCTGCATTACGCGGGGCCCGTGCGGTACCGCACCGCAGGCCTGGTGGAGAAGAACAAG GACCCTGTCCCCCCggagctgaccaggctcctccagcaaTCCCAGGACCCCCTGCTCAAGGTGCTGTTTCCTGCCGACCCCGAAGAAAAGTCCCAGGAGGAGCCCTCCGGGCAGAACCGGGCCCCTGTGTTGACCGTGGTGTCCAAGTTCAAG GCCTCCCTGGAGCAGCTCCTGCAGGTGCTACGCGGCACCACACCCCACTACATTCGCTGCATCAAGCCCAACAGCCAGGCCCAGGCGCAGATATTCCACCGAGAGGAG GTCCTGAGCCAGCTGGAGGCCTGTGGCCTCGTGGAGACCATCCACATCAGTGCCGCCGGCTTCCCCATCAG GGTCTCTCACCGGAACTTTGTGGAGCGGTACGAGCTACTGAGAAGGCTCCGTCCTGCCACAACCCTCGGCCGCCATGGCCCGTGTCCTGATGGAGGGCGCTCAG CCCCCCGGGCCCCTGGTCGGCTTTGCTGCTGTTTCTCATCTGCTGCGTCGCCTCTGGCTGCCGCTGTCTCCAGAGAGGCCCTGGGCAGCTAA